The genomic interval TAATCTTTATAAGAAGGTTTTCGATTTCGGTTTTagttacaaaaataaaagaaatacttACCAGGAAGGTTTTCTGATACAGTAGCATCCAGAATTTTTTCTCCAACAGCTTCAATAAATGCAGGTCCCCCTGTGACTGCCCCTTCTTTTTGACTTGTAACAAGCACAACAATACCTTTATTGTTACCCTCTTCAAGTGTGGGATACCAACGCTCCAAAACTTGGTCAGCATACTCAAAAGCATCAGCTTTGCTCTGCAATCAAATCTCAAACTTTGCATCCGTTACACAGGTTAAAAAGCAGTCCTACATTCCCACTGTTTACTAAGAAACTctcaaaaaggaaaacaaaaggaagccATAATGTTATGATTCCTGGTAAACAACCAGGTCAAATGAACTAATCAGCTTCAAGAATTGCATAGAGCTTTCATTTGTTCTTCTTCATTTTACTTGGTTTCAGAAAACAAACAATAACAAACCAACAAAAGGGTAATATCCAAGTAAAAGTCAATTCATCAAAACAAGATCTTACTGTGAGCTTTCTAACAGTAACAAAGTTAATGTGGAAGGTCTTCCTTGACTCCAAATCAGATAAAAGCTGCCTCAAATCAGATTTTGTCACTCTACTAAGCACATTAGCATCATCAAACACATAGGAGTCCTTGGGTGGCCCTTCATTGATTACATCAAATTCTGATGCCCATGCATTGCCAGTGTGCAAGACTGGAGAAAAATTGAGTGCTAAAGAGATAGCTAGAGCCGCTAGTCCCCGCTGTGCATGAACAAACCAAGTTTTGGGTTCTGCCAAAGATGGTTTTAGTGATTGAGAAGTTTGTTTCTTGAGGGCACAAGTAAAGGGTTttgagagagggagagaagCTGATCTTGGTTGAATTGAAGGTGACAAAAGGCTCTTAGAAGTGGATGCTTTTGGATTCAGGATcggagagagagagtgagaaGAGAGAATGGTTTCCATTGTTAACTGGTCACCAGCTGGTGGATAGGAgagaaatgaattttatttttttgaaagaattaaaagacaGAAATGAAAGATTTTTTCACCATGTGTCTCTGGTTTCTGTTGAGCTCAGTATGCTTGAGTGGTTTGGATTTTGTCCTGTTTTGGATTGGTTGGCCATATTTTCTCTGGAGGATATTGTCTCTCAGCCATGTAGATAAACAAAGGGTACCTTGGTCTATTCATGATTTGCCAGGACCATTCCAAATAGCTTATCGGGTGACATATTCGTTTCCACTTTCACTAAAATGACCACATCGCCCTCCTGTAACTAATAAAATATGGGACACAATTAACATAGAAGGACTAATTCAGATGATACATTGGTTCTATCCATAAACACAACACAGACCCCTACTTGTTCATTTGTTCTTACGGTATCTGGTGAAAATGACGCAGGTTGTAGAGATCTTGAACTTGTTTGcagttgaaaaagaaagatgagaTTGAATTAGAAATGATAAATTGTAGGTTATGATTCATGCCGGAGGGAGACTTAGATGCAAGAAATGTtgcaacaaaaacaaattgtcAAACAGTAGAGGGTAGGGTTTTACGGAACAATAAATGGGCAAAGGAATGACCTTGATGAATTTGTACAAGATTTGGatcaatattttacttttgatACTAACAATGTGTTAGGTTTGGCATTTAAGAATTCTAAAGAAGATTTTATTCAGATGGTGGCTGCAATGGAAAGGGAAGAGGGAGGTGCCTTATCTCAAAATTGGATATTTTGAGCTTTGGAGTTATGCTTTTCTGTGTTTATTTCCTTCCTTTGTAACCATAAAGTCTAAGATTGGCATTAAGTAATAAAATTGcgtaattttttaaagaaaaagttaaattgTGAGTTTCACCTGATGTAGCATATATACCAGAATTAAtggaataatttaattaataaaataataaaaatattttagtaaacaattaataaaattagtattattatataatttgaaaattaattaaattattaatttaatttaagtattattaataaattattaataaataaataattcaataaataataataattaattttttaaaaaataaattaattaatgtatgaacaacttaattaagtaaataaataatgtattagtaaacaattaaataaataaataaataatattatttaattttaaaaataattaaattaattaatatactaATAActgaattaataaatttaatttactaaATAGAATATTGAATTAGTAATAGTTACTTCTATTATATGAAAATACGATTTTGGAGAAAACGTGTTTATGATGTGTTTACCTAACTTTTGTTTTGATAgttatatgattattgataATTTTGGTCTAAATGTTTTGAAGCATTATTAATCTAATTGAGAGGATGTTGATTACTTGCTGAGTAGTTGTActcatttctttaattttcatcatttttacaGGCTTTGACATTTTTGCATGTTTGAGAATTATATTTGCTTAGCAGGAGTTTTGGTTAGCAAGATTAACATTTGCCCTtgcatatttataaattttgatgtgagtatttaatttaagtttgtaACAAAATGTTAGCGAAATGAGGACTTTGTATTTGtaacttttattatatttggaaatttttgtaaagtgtaaattttaaagagACATTGgatactttttttaaaaaatttaaaatggtgCATGTATCTCTTTCATTTCACTtaacaataataaatttaaaagggTGAGAGCATGAAAGTTAAATCCATGGAAGAAGATTAAGACAATGCACTTGGACTTATACATGAATGGAAACCCATATCcaataaatatctttctttaGTATTGAGGATTTttccaatcaaaatttaaaaattttcaacctttttccattttcataCAACCACAGGAGCAATAAACCTTGCCACTTGCAATTTTAGCCCCATTACCATTTGAGCTCATCTATTCCTGTAGGCTTGTAGCTATCACAAAAACAATAGTTCCCCTCTTGAGATAATCCAAAACTACTCTACATATCTCTCACTTGTTCCTGATGGAGTAGTACTTGTCCCATAGTGTTggggattttgaaatttcactCATCAGGTTCTTGAACTTAAAGCTGCAATCTCCCTACTTATTCAATTCAAGGATACAATTGCGTGCAGAGCACTGCAGATCATATCTTCATTACGATCTACTTCTTATTTGACAGCATCTTGACTTGGCTTGAAATTAATCATCTTTTGGAGAGGATACAAGTGAATCCAACACTGCTAATACAGCAGATGTTGGAGATATTAGATTTAGTTTAGTATGATATTGTTGCCTTATGCTTATGGGATTTGTCTCATGGTGTCTGTTATGTCCCAAATCGTTGAATTTGGGGCGTGACAATTGGTAGTAAACACAATCATCCTTTTTCTATACCATACAATGAATAACCACGTTTCCAAGCCTTGCCAATCTTTGAGTAATATTCTTTTCCTCGGTTGAATGTGATAAGACCATTGATTATCTCTTCCTTCTCCTCAAGATCCGTGACAAAAGAATCAAAGCTTTAGGGATATTCCAATCATGTGTAATCCAAGAAATCATCATCACAATTCATATAAAGCTTTCGTtgcctcttctttttctttatggcTTTGTCTTACATGGTTCAAATATCGCACCACTATGATTTCTTGGTATTTGGGGTGAGAGATGAGAGCATAATAattcttattatcaaaaagaTGACTATATATTATCTTCTTCTCAAGGGAAATTTCCTAGTACCATGTAATTTTGACATCTTCAAACTCACCTTCAATGTCCTCATAGTCGTTAATAGAAGAAACGTCTTTCTCCTAAAAGATTCCACTTTCAGTTTACAATAGAAAAGATGTGTTTTTGAGTTAATTACTTCAGCTGATGCCATGCTCAATGtatcaattttcaaaaaagatggttaaatatttgaataaaactaatttaattctttcaagagaaaaatggTAAAACATAACTAAGTAAAAAATCTATTGGAGGCAGTGGAGAGAAAGATTAAACCAATTCTTGATGTATCAAGTGTTGTTGTAGGTGGATGTGAATAAGTGAATGGTAGAGTAAAGTTGAGAATAGGTAAAGAATAGGAGCGTGGAATTGTCAAAGTAGTAGAGCAAGATTATGAATATGGTGGAGAAAGGACTATGTAAAAGAGAATTAGTGAgaaaatatctagagtaataaGTCAAGAGCGAAAATATTTTTGCACTAGTTCAAGAAAATCTTGTTCTGCCTAAAATGAATTGTTAAAACTCTATAAAGCTAGAGGAAGCAGTTACTCAAGAACTCTCCAGAACAtcacaaaatgaaaataactTATGCACCGGTCACTTGTTCTTAGTTACTTCAAATGCCATATGCGTGAAAGTAACTCATGAAACTTATCACTTTTTTTAGTTACTTCCAATGCCATTTGCGTGAAATAGTTGTTCCACTTGTTTAGGACTATACAATCACTTTGACACATTATTCATTGATTCAACATATAAGTTAAAGATTGCAAAAATGCACATTTCCAAAATGAAGTACAtgatgttatttttataagataatcTTTGTAATCTTGTATATATTCATTTTCATTAGCATGAGGTTACTCTTGgaacaattaatttttatttatttaaattaataaattaaagtttaaaacaattaataaattttagtaagtgttatattaattattagtaaattttaagtataattataCACTAGTATATAGTAACGAAAAACAAAGAGggtagaaataaaataaaactaaaaatcgTTACTTAATAATTATAGAACTGAAATtaaactataaaaaataaagttgcCTCTGAAGTCTCAACCTTCCCAACATAAAATCTAGGCATATAAGGCTCATATTCCTACGAGATCCAGGCAATTATGATGCTACTTGTGTTATTATTAGCCCAATAGGAACGTGGATGATATAGTAGTAGTATTAATTTCCTTGTCACATGCTTGCCCGATATATTATTGCTGAATGATATAGAATTTGCTttcaaattaagaaaaaacacTCAAAGAATGGAATACTCTCTCTTTCTATATATGTTTGGTGGTGCCTGAATTCAACTCACGCTACTAAATTGTATCGAATAAATCCTACCTATGTTTGATGATAgtattatcattttcaaaagcaTGCATTCAGGTTGGATATTCATTGGACTGACGGTCcacattttcaatttaataaagGCTCCTTCCATGGACAATCATTGATTCAtgcagattttttttttctttttgtgctacaaataaaaagaaattgaaataataaaaaaaataaacccaaAATGTATTATtccattgaatttaaatttaatatcacgtaacaaaacattcaataattaattaacaaaacattggcatgttttcttgtttgaaactttcattaaatttttgttttaaccaATGCATGATCTTTAAATAAATGGAATGGTTTTTGCTAAAGCAGCATTGCTTGGGGAGGGTGACCTGGATGAAAGACTGCTTATTCACGTATGTTATGGTCTAAGGGTATTAATAAGATTGCAGATccgtaattttttttaaaaaaatgcgAGAATTTTATTGCCTAATCGAACGAGAGAAACAAATTCCGATTACATCATGAAATAAAAGGGTTTTTACCTTATCTGGGGAACTATTATAAGCTAccaaattatttgaaatatataGTAAAACCTTCATTGGCCATGAAATCCGCTACTCTCTTGCCTTCAGGGAAGATATGGATTATTTGAACCTCCCATTGTCGTTAAATCAAACCATGAATGGCTTGAATCAGGTCAGAATTGGAACACGGGTGATCTAATTGAGAGGAGCCTGGACTACTATATTACTGTCCACTTGAAGAACTATCTTTCGAAAACCCAAGTCCCAATCATGTTTTAATCCTCTACATTCTCCCCAAAGTTCAGCCCAATATGCTGTACAACGCCGGAGTCTCATGGTATAGCCTCCCCTCCATTGGCCGAGTGAATCTCTCAGAACACCACCAGCCGCTAGCTGCTTGCTCGGTTGATTTCTGATATGCTCCATCAGTATTTAGTACTATCCAATCCGTGGTTGGAGGAGCCCACCATTTTAACACCTCTGTTAGACAATTCTGTTGAAAGCTCCCATTTTTTATGCAAACTGAACCTCCATTGTGTATAGTTGAGACCATACTGTAGATTAAAGTCAAACTTCGTTCTATATTAATGGTttcatttttgaaaataattaagtttCTCCATTTCTAGAGAAACCAGCAAGTCACGCCAAATATCATTGCCCATGCTGCTCCATTCGTTTCAGTTTAAGAGTTACTTAGATTAAACATCAACCAGTCCATTGTAGAgcagctaaaaaaaaaaatttgtgcaTCTGATGGTAGGATTCTTAACCAAACTTTGTTTGCTAACGGACAATCTCTAAGTGCATGGAGCATTGATTCTTCTTCCAAGTTACATTGCCTGCATATCAAATCATTGGATAGGTGCCTTCGAAGCCTCTCCTGGTTTGCAAGCAGGCGGTTATGCAGGCATTGAAGTAAAAACATACGGATCCTTTCGGGTCCATTCCATCTCCATGCCCATTGCCAAGTACCTGAAATGCTGTTAAGATGTAAAGTCTCTTGTTTTCTCAAATATTCATAAGCCGAGGCAACTGTAAACTGTCCAGACGATGAGAGAGCCCAGTGTGGCATGTCTGTGGCTGAAGAATTTTGTGGACAATGGTCTCCGACAATAACGTTAATTCTTCTGAAGGAAGGTAGTTCACCAAACTATTATAATCCCATTCCCCATCCGATAgaacaaaattatttacgcagcaATGATGCTGGCTTCAATGTCTCTTTTTCTTCGAAAAACCTACCTTAATTCTTCCTTTTTCGTGCTTCTCAATAACATTGTTTATAGCTTGCCTTTTCGGAATGAAGCTACTTTGCGATCTTCCAATTAATCCCTCAAGCATTGGTCTCAACCGATCAACCAATATTTTGCTAAATAATTTCAGTGAAACTGAGCACAAGTTGATAGGTCGATATTGAGTGATTTTCTCTAGACTTTCAACTTTGGGGATAAGGGTAATTAACGTATGATCTAAAGTTGGCGGAACCGAACCTACAGCATAAGCAATCTAGACAAAATTAACCAAATCAACAGTAATATATTTCCAGTTCTTCTGAAAAATGTTTGCTGGGAAACCATCATAGCACGGGCTTTTCCTTGGATTTATGTCAAATAAGGCATGTTGACTTTCTTCACTAGATATCGCCTTGGCTAAATCTGAAATTTGATCATCATTTAATCTCCAATTTGACGATATAGGTAAAGAAACCCAAACCCCGTGATTCGCATACAAATGTTTGAAGAAATTAACAACCATCTCCTCTAGTTCTTTAGGATCTATGTAGCACGATCCATCCTCTCTTCAAAGTGCAGCTTTCTGTTTCTTCCTTTGTCTATTTTTCACAAGTGCATGCTAAAACTTTGAATTGCTATCCCCATATTTGAGCCAATCCAATGGAACCTTTTGTTGCCAAATAATCTCTTCTTGATAGAGCGCAAGATTATACTCCTCAATTAGAGTAATTTCTAAATGCTGAAGGTAATTGTTACGTTCTGCATCAAGTTGCTTTTATATTCCCTTGAGACGCGCCAGTAAcgtccttttctttttatatatatctCCAAAGTTCTCTAGACTCCACTGCTGCAAATTTTCGGCTAGTCCTCTCACAGTAAAAGTCATGTCTTTTTCTGCAAAGCTCCATTTTGTcttaagaaaatcaacaaaattagGATGAGTTATCCATGCTTTTTCAAATCTGAAATTCTTTGTAGCTTGGAGCAATGGTGAGAAATCCTTACACCGTACAAGGATTGGATGGtgatcaacaacttcaaacgatacaccatattccatttaacaacatagttaataaatatgaatgctcaaaatgttcgaaagtttttcttcatatatcaaaaatcactctaaaatatttaaaaatgctcaaaacgCTCATACGTTTCTTcgtatataaaaaaattacttcaaaatgctcaaaatgtttaaacgtttttctttttggtaagAAATACTCCATAGATGAATAGTCTGGTGAGGAAGGTTCAAAAAATATGAGTCAGTTTGAGGCGTAAACCTAAATATACTTGACCCGTTAATAGGTTTCGGGTTGAGGCACAGAGCCTAGCGAATGAGTCGATTTCATTAAGGACAATTttgtccaattttttttcttttggctaAAAACAGATAAAATTATAGAGAGAACTATTCTTAAAAACGTCTTACGCCTCAAGCCCATTTATGAAAGCactatattattaatttgttaaaGATCATACTGGCCCTGAGTTGACATATTATACATCAACAATTCTCTCTCTCAAGATTCCACCTGCTAAACTCCAAGATTGACATGGCAGGGTCAAAAGGCAAGAAAAGCTTCTCGTCCAAATTAGCATCATCCAAAGGTGCTTATTCAACGCAATCtaagaagaaagggaagaaAGAACCAACAAGGATAAATGAGAAAGGTGACCTTAAGAGCAAGAGAACGAAGCACAACGATACCATTGTCAAGACTTGTAGGCATTGCTTCTCTAATTTCACGAGAATAAAGGACAGCTATCAGAATAGACACACCGCAGAGCTGTGCAAGAAGGCTCAAGGCACCAGGAAATGTAAAATGGCAGCTAAGGAAATggcaaaaggagaaaaaaaagtgtGAGCTACTTTTGCCCACTTCTCGtggttttcttttatttttttcttttaaagaaatttcaGCTATAGGGGAACCAAAAACGTTCACCTCATAGTTTTCTATAAACTGGATTCTTGTTTCTTCATAAAAGAGAGGATGGATATGTTAGACATCATACATTTTTGGATGttggctttcttttttttttttttttttgagaaatttcaTGTAGAGGGGAACAAAAAACATTCACCTCTGAAATAGAGTGAGGAGAATATTGTGCTTCTTCTAGTGGTGGAATAGCTTTCTATAAATtggattcttgttttttcaAAAAACAGATGTTGGATATGTTAGACATCACATATTCTTGGATGTtggctatttttttttttgaatgtaTAATACCCAACATCCCACATCTGATGTGAATGTGATTGTTAAGACCTATATAACAATTCAAGCCCACTACTACTAACAATTTGAGCTTAAGCTTTTGAAGGTCACGTGGTTTAGGCCCAAAAAGCTGTTGGGTTAGTGGTTGGACTTGAATTGTTACAAATGATATCAGAGCCTGCACCAGTCTGATGTGAACTTTTACATTGCTCTGGTGAGATTTGGTCCCATGGATGTAATGTGTGGCCTTGATGAGAACATCAAGAATTTGAGTGGGTGGGATTGTAATAAACTTGGTGAGATCTTAGTCTCATGGATGTAATGTGTGGCCTTGATGAGGACATCAAGGATTTGAGTGGGTAGAATTGTAATAAACTTAGTGAGATCTTAGTCCCGTAGATGCAATGTATGGCATTGATGAAGACATCAAGGATTTGAGTAGGTGAAATTGTAATAAACTTGAACTTAAGTTACGTGGTTTAGGCCCAAAAAGATGCTGAAACTTGAACTTAAGCCACGTAGTTTAGGCCCAAAATGATGTTGGGTCAGTGGTGGGACTTGAGTGGCTTGGGTCGTTACAAAAGGCGTAAATCTTAAAAAGCTGCTGGATCAGTAGTTGGACTTGGGTCGTTACAGAAGGCGTAAATCTTTGTATTAATTCTTGGATGCTGGCTACTGGTTGAAAAACTTGTAAGACGAATACATTCTTTAATGAAAAGATCATAGAACACCCATTATTGGGCTTAATTAAAAGTCAATGAACAACCTTTTCCAACAGTAGGTAGAGGGGTTTCTcataatttaacttttatCCTTTAATCTCCATGTTGTTCAAATCGTTTCCAGTGCATGGCTGTAGACCAACTAACATTTAGTTTGTAGTTCATATACGGGGCTCCTATGTTGCCAACAAGTATAGATCAAAACAGAAGCAACATCTTTAGAACTTGGATGAaacattcttttttctttgtctgGCAATTGTTTCACCAAAATGTACTGTCCTTGTTATGTCAGTTGGTCCATCAATACATATTGAGCTCCACTATCCAATAAGAACATTTTATTGGGATGTACAACACTAGAACTTTCTGGTTCAGGTTTGTACGTGTATGATAAAACCATTTGCACCTAAACACAAACCTGCAATATCATTCTAATGAATAACAAATTGATAACCAAAGATTTGATTAATATCAAATACGCATCCCTTAATTTTAAGGAATGACTGATGAGTAGAGTATTCACTAGTATCTTTTTCAGGGTTGGCTGCAGGAAAACTCCATCTAGAATTAGTCTCATACTCCTTCACAAAAATTGGGAGGTCCTTTAGAGAGCCTTTGTACAATTTATAACCACAATCTTTCACAAAAATCTGATGTGTTTCATAACAGTTTGTTGCTCGCAAAGCTCGTTTGCAGAAAAATGACGGATAGGATTAGATTTGCCATTACATAAGGCCATAATCTCCTCTAATAAACGCcctccatttttttttggtaaaaaatgTCTGAACAACTCCATCTTCATGCCTTTTTGCTTTCAGACATGCAAACATCTTGCCTAAGAGTGCAACTTTATAttaatacacagtacaaaagccattccaaaaagaaaaaatcagtGTTAAATTGGATTGAGTTAATCAAGGTTAGAATATATGAACATGAGATGTAATGAACTGATAGAAGTGAAATTATAAGTAGctgaaagaacaaaaataaaaacatgcaCCTGGGAGGGAGAGGGAGGAAGCACAAGATCCAATAACTCCGAGAAAGAATCTTCCAAACTGAACCAAATTTGATGCAatgaaaaccttttttttttttttctgaaagtTAACTTTGATTCATTGCAGAAAGAAGAACTcttttacatataaaaaagaCCGTATTCAGCTGAGatttaactaataaaaaaactgTCGATTGACTGGCTTACAGAAACACAACCAAGGTCAATGCCCTATGAACTATACATCCCCTGCAACAAAAGCTCCCTAATCATGGAGGCCATGTtaacaaaggaaaacaaacaTTACACATCGAAAAAAAGCCAGACTAGATGTCTAGCAAAGCGTCTCTCAAATGCAGAACACATAAGAGAAGCAAAGATAACCTGCTGGGCTGTTTTCCCCTCTTACATCTCCATGCACTCTTCGTTGCTTTCAGTTGACAAGAGGATAAGGTCTAAACTCCCTCTAGCATTGGAAATCACAGACAACGTATAATAGATTATCCCCGAAGGAAGCAGAATCATAATACCATACCCTCAAAACACAAGTGAAAGTGTTCCCCCATACACACTGTCATATCCACACAATCAAGGataaacacataacaattCATTTGTTCTATCATCCCCCATTTTAGCATAATAATCCGCCCTTTCGCTCTTGTTGCTTGCACATATACAAGTCTTCCAGGTCAACAGACAAATATCCCACCAATAGTTTTATACTTGAGATAAAATGCGAAGTCATGATATAAACTTGGGTCACAAGAAGTTTCCATCACCAAGGCTAGGTAGCTTCCTTAATAATTCGGTAATTAATTGATTCAAAAACAAGATAGATTAACAAAGTCCTATTCCAATCCACTACAATCAAAGTTATTCCAAGTCTTAGAGGTAATTAAGAGTgcttaaatttaaatcaagcATTGCAATTATTTATTAGGCTCCAAATTAGTGAGTGGGATGTTCCTGTCATTACAGAAAGGAATTAAAGCCCAATCCATGCAGAATTTGTTTTTTGAACCCATAAAGAAAAGTTTAATATAAACCCTTGAAATCGAAAGCTAATGCAATTGAACAAACTACAAGGCATATGgtcaaaatttcatcaacCACTGCATGGGGGAAAACTTAGCAACAATTGGGACAACAAGAAGCACCCATCACCATCTATCCAAATCACAAAATCTATGACACCTTTGAAAATCCTATTTCAAATTTACCACTTCCTATTGAGAAAATTTCTCATTGGTGTTTTGGGTTGTGATAAGCTTCCAACTGAAGCAAGGCTTCCAGTTGATTATATCTCTCTTCAAAGTCTTCATCGTCCTTCATGAAGATCTTCAGAGGAAACTACTGTCCGCGAGAAGTTGTCATTGTCAAAGGCACTTAGACCAGAGTGAGGACCCGAAGAGAACATTGACGATATCTCATCAGACTCAGAAGTAGTGGAGGACTATCTCTGGTTGGGCTGGTTGATGGAAATGGTTAACATTGAATCCTGATATTCTGTAACACGTTGCACCATTTTTAATGATTGAACCACTCCATCCATTGTGGGCCTTGGACTTGCCTCAGGAGCAATACAAGCAGCTGCAGTTGTGCAAACCAGTATAAAATTAATCTTCCTTCGGGGACTTCCCTCCAAGCCTTAGATCAGCAAGCTCTTACAACCGGTCTTTGTCTCTCAGAATTGGCCTCGCCCAAGTGACAAGGTTC from Theobroma cacao cultivar B97-61/B2 chromosome 5, Criollo_cocoa_genome_V2, whole genome shotgun sequence carries:
- the LOC18600430 gene encoding UPF0603 protein At1g54780, chloroplastic — protein: METILSSHSLSPILNPKASTSKSLLSPSIQPRSASLPLSKPFTCALKKQTSQSLKPSLAEPKTWFVHAQRGLAALAISLALNFSPVLHTGNAWASEFDVINEGPPKDSYVFDDANVLSRVTKSDLRQLLSDLESRKTFHINFVTVRKLTSKADAFEYADQVLERWYPTLEEGNNKGIVVLVTSQKEGAVTGGPAFIEAVGEKILDATVSENLPVLATDEKYNEAIYSSAKRLVAAIDGLPDPGGPKFKENKRESNFKSREETEEKRGQFSLVVGGLLVIAFVVPMAQYYAYVSKK